From one Leguminivora glycinivorella isolate SPB_JAAS2020 chromosome 5, LegGlyc_1.1, whole genome shotgun sequence genomic stretch:
- the LOC125226342 gene encoding mitotic spindle assembly checkpoint protein MAD2A, whose translation MSQQQTKNSITLRGSAQIICEYLKYAINSVLFQRGLYPPETFKAEQQYGITLLMSQDAQIQSFLTNLLSQSEEWIIKKKVSKLSLVILNVANKEVLECWDFNVQYEDGDAALSKEKNESVSSKDLKKIQQEIRDVMLQVAATISYLPFLDCRCSFDVLVHAKTDCDVPEKWAEAEPVAIQNAQNVQFKAFSTGLNKVETVVSYKLVD comes from the exons ATGTCACAGCAGCAGACAAAGAATAGCATAACTCTTCGGGGATCTGCGCAAATTATTTGCGAGTATTTGA AGTACGCCATAAACTCGGTTCTATTCCAAAGAGGACTGTATCCTCCAGAAACGTTTAAAGCAGAGCAGCAGTATGGAATCACCTTGCTTATGTCACAGGATGCACAGATTCAAAGTTTTCTGACCAATCTTCTTTCTCAAAGTGAAG AGTGGATAATCAAGAAAAAGGTTAGCAAATTATCACTTGTAATCCTTAACGTAGCAAATAAAGAGGTGCTTGAATGCTGGGACTTCAATGTGCAGTATGAAGACGGTGATGCAGCTCTATCCAAGGAAAAGAATGAAAGTGTAAGCAGTAAAGACCTAAAAAAGATTCAACAAGAAATTAGAGACGTAATGTTGCAAGTAGCAGCCACTATTTCATACTTACCATTCTTAGACTGTAGATGTTCATTTGACGTATTAGTCCATGCTAAGACAGATTGTGACGTCCCTGAGAAATGGGCGGAGGCAGAACCTGTGGCAATTCAGAATGCGCAGAACGTTCAGTTCAAAGCATTTTCGACCGGACTCAATAAAGTAGAAACTGTAGTTAGCTATAAGTTAGTTGATTAG